From a single Actinomycetota bacterium genomic region:
- a CDS encoding FAD-dependent thymidylate synthase → MKVKLIRYTPDPERLVAIAARLCYSPVGVEDLDEKLDIESARKLVRFVIKSGHHSTTEHIYFSFGIEGISRALSHQLVRHRIASFNQQSQRYVKFIDNYEYILPDSIKNNKKLSDRFSKLVADTHKFYEDMVNEGIEAEDARYILPNASETKMIVTMNARELMHFFTVRCCNRAQTEIRELATIMLKEVKKVAPSVFENSGPDCLRMSCPEGKYSCGNPPKASDFDA, encoded by the coding sequence ATGAAAGTAAAATTGATAAGATATACACCTGATCCTGAAAGACTTGTTGCCATTGCGGCAAGATTATGTTATTCACCTGTAGGAGTTGAAGATCTTGATGAAAAACTGGATATTGAATCAGCCAGGAAACTTGTCAGATTTGTTATTAAAAGCGGACATCACAGTACTACCGAGCATATTTATTTTTCTTTCGGAATCGAAGGTATTTCGAGAGCTTTAAGCCATCAGCTTGTAAGGCACAGGATAGCATCTTTTAACCAGCAGTCCCAGAGATATGTCAAATTTATTGATAATTATGAGTATATTCTGCCGGATTCAATAAAAAATAATAAAAAGCTTAGCGACAGATTCAGCAAACTTGTTGCAGATACCCATAAATTTTATGAAGATATGGTAAATGAGGGAATTGAAGCCGAAGATGCGCGCTATATCCTGCCGAATGCCAGCGAAACGAAGATGATTGTTACAATGAACGCGCGTGAACTCATGCATTTCTTTACAGTCCGATGCTGCAACAGAGCGCAGACAGAAATAAGGGAGCTTGCAACCATAATGCTTAAGGAAGTTAAAAAGGTTGCTCCTTCAGTGTTTGAAAATTCAGGCCCCGATTGTCTGAGAATGTCCTGCCCTGAAGGCAAATATTCCTGCGGCAATCCTCCGAAGGCAAGTGATTTTGATGCCTGA